The Arachis hypogaea cultivar Tifrunner chromosome 19, arahy.Tifrunner.gnm2.J5K5, whole genome shotgun sequence genome has a window encoding:
- the LOC112775502 gene encoding uncharacterized protein, with product MEVRSNSAAENPSAASPPPNRHRPSSAVPPSKKPLGSPQPVDTTSVSQRLQKELMALMMSGGDLGVSAFPDGESIFTWIGTIEGGKGTLYEGLSYKLSLRFPLEYPFKPPQVKFESMCFHPNVDHFGNICLDILQDKWSSAYDCRTILLSIQSLLEEPNLESPLNNYAAALWNDKEDCRRMIHKQYFAGEALER from the exons ATGGAGGTGCGGTCCAACTCCGCCGCCGAGAACCCGTCCGCCGCTTCGCCGCCGCCGAATCGCCATCGTCCGAGTTCCGCCGTGCCACCGTCAAAGAAGCCTCTCGGTTCTCCTCAACCCGTTGATACCACCTCCGTGTCGCAAAG ACTCCAGAAGGAATTAATGGCTCTCATG ATGAGTGGAGGTGATCTCGGAGTATCTGCTTTTCCTGATGGTGAGAGCATTTTTACATGGATTGGCACAATTGAAGGTGGAAAAGGAACTCTATACGAGGGTTTATCTTATAAACTCTCCCTACGTTTTCCCCTGGAATATCCTTTTAAGCCGCCTCAAGTGAAGTTCGAGTCGATGTGCTTTCATCCAAATGTTGACCACTTTGGCAACATTTGTCTTGATATCCTTCAG GACAAGTGGTCTTCAGCTTATGATTGCAGAACTATTCTTCTATCAATTCAAAGTCTGTTGGAAG AACCTAACCTGGAGAGTCCTCTAAACAACTATGCTGCAGCACTTTGGAATGATAAGGAAG ATTGCAGGAGAATGATTCACAAACAATATTTTGCTGGAGAAGCACTTGAAAGATGA
- the LOC112775501 gene encoding rhomboid-like protein 19, whose protein sequence is MSTTQPLPLSVSGGASPFSMSGFTRLCKGLVVVLVAAHIVVTVFPSAVTYVALIPARTIPFGWNLITAGYIEQSIYGVVVNTLGLLFIGKLLEPVWGPREFIKFIFIVNVLTSVCIFITAISLYYIKTQETYLYMPLSGFHGVISGLLVGIKQIIPDQELPALKIKMKWLPSINVLCSIATSFFTLEAMSYLPAIIFGTYMSWIYLRYWQRKSETKYRGDPSEDFAFSTFFPEILRPVIDPIASIFHRMLCGRSSASNDAQGYSLGAEPLPGSDSIEATRRRERGARALEERLAAAKSAGELPTDAAQNV, encoded by the exons ATGAGCACTACTCAACCGCTTCCACTTTCAGTTTCAGGG GGCGCAAGCCCGTTCTCGATGTCAGGGTTCACGCGTCTCTGCAAAGGCCTCGTTGTGGTGCTCGTTGCTGCTCACATTGTCGTTACCGTCTTCCCCTCTGCCGTTACCTACGTCGCTCTCATTCCTGCAAG GACAATCCCATTTGGCTGGAACCTTATTACAGCTGGTTACATTGAACAATCTATATATGGG GTAGTGGTCAACACCCTTGGTCTTCTGTTCATTGGGAAGCTGCTCGAACCAGTTTGGGGTCCTAGGGAATTCATAAAGTTTATCTTTATAGTTAACGTTCTGACTTCTGTGTGTATTTTCATCACTGCTATTTCTTTATACTACATTAAGACGCAGGAGACTTACCT ttatatgccacttTCTGGATTTCATGGGGTAATATCCGGTTTGTTGGTCGGCATCAAGCAAATCATACCAGATCAAGAACTTCCAGCCCTTAAGATAAAAATGAAG TGGTTGCCGTCTATCAATGTATTGTGTTCTATTGCTACGAGCTTCTTCACGCTGGAGGCAATGTCATATCTTCCAGCTATAATATTTGGCACATACATGAGCTGGATTTACCTTAGATACTGGCAGAGGAAATCAGAAACAAAGTATAGGGGTGACCCAAGCGAGGATTTTGCATTCTCTACATTTTTCCCCGAGATTTTAAG GCCAGTTATAGACCCTATTGCATCAATATTTCATCGAATGCTATGTGGAAGATCCAGTGCATCTAATGATGCTCAAGGCTACTCCCTAGGAGCTGAACCTTTGCCGGGTTCTGACTCCATTGAGGCAACTAGGAGACG GGAAAGAGGCGCAAGAGCACTGGAAGAAAGGTTGGCTGCTGCAAAGAGTGCAGGAGAGTTGCCAACAGATGCTGCACAAAATGTATGA